The Lactuca sativa cultivar Salinas chromosome 2, Lsat_Salinas_v11, whole genome shotgun sequence genome includes a window with the following:
- the LOC111902944 gene encoding uncharacterized protein LOC111902944 produces MKQQTVVVDAATVPATPALAKQYDGTLLKCKNCNFHHYGACREMHCKNYNMKGHTTCFCKAPTQQTTPATNIRVSQACYGCGEIGHFKRDCPKTRNNGGVGRSLIMGHEEAMNDPTMVTFLLNNSYACILFDSGAEKSFVSYKFKHLLKQNPQSLNDTFTVEMANGKAESTNDICIGCTLTLNKYSFQIDLMSVTIKSFDVVLGMDSLSSHHDDILCYEKTIHVNLPSSKTLIIYGDKPGTNLRIISCVKAQKYLRKECHAFLAHVVDEKKEVKDIKDIPEVCNFPDIFPEDLLVVPPERQVKFRIDLIPGATPVAKSPYHFAPAEMQEWSSQLNKLLRKRFFRPSFSPWGALVLYVKKKDRSFRMCIYYQELNKLTIKY; encoded by the coding sequence ATGAAACAACAAACTGTGGTAGTCGACGCTGCTACTGTTCCTGCCACTCCAGCACTCGCCAAACAATATGATGGAACTCTTCTAAAATGTAAAAATTGTAACTTTCATCATTATGGAGCTTGCCgagagatgcactgcaagaattACAACATGAAGGGGCACACAACCTGCTTCTGTAAGGCACCGACACAACAAACCACCCCAGCCACTAATATCAGAGTAAGTCaggcttgctatggatgtggtgaaataGGGCATTTCAAGAGGGATTGTCCAAAAACTAGGAATAACGGAGGTGTGGGAAGAAGTTTAATAATGGGGCATGAGGAGGCCATGAATGATCCCACCATGGTTACTTTCCTCCtcaataattcatatgcatgcatactttttgatagTGGTGCGGAGAAAAGTTTCGTGAGCTACaagtttaaacacttacttaaacaaaatccCCAATCACTAAATGACACGTTCAccgtagaaatggcaaatggtaaGGCAGAGAGCACTAACGATATATGCATAGGATGTACCCTCACTCTAAACAAATATTCCTTCCAAATCGACCTGATGTCGGTCACAATAAAAAGTTTTGACGTCGTCCTTGGCATGGATTCGTTAAGTTCTCACCATGATGATATCTTGTGTTACGAAAAAACCATTCACGTTAATCTGCCAAGTAGCAAAACCCTcatcatttatggtgacaaacctggaACGAACCTTCGAATCATTTCATGCGTCAAGGCTCAAAAGTATCTACGCAAGGAATgccatgccttcttagcccacgtggtGGATGAGAAAAAAGAAGTGAAGGACATCAAGGATATTCCTGAAGTATGTAACTTCCCCGacatatttcccgaagatctcctAGTAGTACCTCCCGAACGCCAAGTcaagttcagaattgacttgatTCCTGGAGCCAcacctgtagccaaatccccatacCACTTTgcaccagcagaaatgcaggaatgGTCCAGTCAACTAAACAAACTGCTAAGAAAAAGATTctttagaccaagcttctcgccttggggagcattGGTCTTGTacgtgaagaagaaggatcgaTCATTTCGCATGTGCATATACTACCAAGAACTAAATAAACTCACCATCAAATACTGA